A stretch of DNA from Candidatus Methylomirabilota bacterium:
GTCGTGTCGACCGAGAGGATCGCCTCCATCGCCGGGTGCACCTCCTCACGATTGAGCGTGGTCATGTCCACCGGGGCGCTCATCATCGGCACCGGGGCCCGCGCCTGGGTCGGCGCGTCGGGGCAGATGTGAGTGGCGATCCGGACGTCGCCGGGGAGTCGATCGCCCTTGCTCAGCATCCGGCCGAGCTCGAGGGCGCAGGCGATCGCGGTGACGGCGCCGTCGGCGTCCGACACCAGTCCGATCTGCGCGGGGCGGGCGCCGATGCCTCCCAGGCGGCCGATGATGCCGAGGGTGGGCGCGTCCCCGCCGGCGGCGCGCCCGCGGGCGCCCGGGACGGTCACCCGCAGGAGGTCGGTTCGCCCCCGCGGGCCCACCAGGGTTCGCACCTCGACGTCGTCGCACCCGGTCCGGCCGAGCTCGCCGGCGACCTCGCGGCCGGTGACGGTGGCGGCGTCGAGAAGCTCGAGCGCGTGGAGGACGGCTCCCAGCGGCATCGGCCCCTCACCATACCACGAGGGCCGAGATGCCCGGGATCAGGCCGGGACCACGCGTGACCGCAGGCGGCGCGCGTCGCGACCGATATGGAGATTGCGCCGACCCGGGGCGGGTGCTACAACTGGACCCGACGCGGACATCGGGGCGCGGACAGCTATGCAGAGCGTCTCCATGCTGGTGGCGTTCTCGGCGGGGATCTTCTCGTTCCTCTCGCCGTGCGTTCTCCCGCTGTTCCCCTCCTACCTCTCCTTCATCACCGGG
This window harbors:
- a CDS encoding DUF1177 domain-containing protein, which encodes MPLGAVLHALELLDAATVTGREVAGELGRTGCDDVEVRTLVGPRGRTDLLRVTVPGARGRAAGGDAPTLGIIGRLGGIGARPAQIGLVSDADGAVTAIACALELGRMLSKGDRLPGDVRIATHICPDAPTQARAPVPMMSAPVDMTTLNREEVHPAMEAILSVDTTRGNRVVNHRGIAISPTVRAGWILRPADDLLDLYQVVTGRAPVVLPLSMPDITPYGNDLYHINSILQPATATDAPVVGVALTAEVAVPGSATGASQPADIELATRFCLEVAKAFGLGRCRFYDPEEWARLQALYGPMTHLQTLGRHAGAG